One genomic window of Halorhabdus sp. CBA1104 includes the following:
- a CDS encoding DUF6339 family protein: MTREDTLKRLDEAGRRLVGESFLRGDVELDPDEVAEFVSPLPNEPTGDLERLDRAVADVVSSHERYETDMDGELAEEVHRSLDVTRRVAGDPGLWHWLAVVKYPEFVRHRWKFTSEAAMREKFLGAGSDLYSNALHRLWWIAELTHDGDDYSLTRTVFDNQTMVNKVFDRWFARYQPAVVAICDELSDEPSWVIDETTRRFNHALTNIQLEGVSEVEARELVRQIVDDVR, encoded by the coding sequence ATGACCCGAGAAGACACACTCAAAAGGCTGGACGAGGCGGGACGGCGGCTCGTCGGCGAATCGTTCCTCAGGGGTGACGTCGAGTTAGATCCAGACGAAGTGGCCGAGTTCGTTTCACCCCTCCCGAACGAACCGACGGGAGACTTAGAGCGCCTTGATCGAGCAGTCGCCGACGTCGTCTCGTCGCACGAGCGGTACGAAACGGACATGGACGGCGAACTCGCCGAAGAGGTACACCGGTCCCTGGACGTGACTCGACGTGTGGCTGGCGATCCCGGACTCTGGCACTGGCTTGCCGTCGTGAAGTACCCCGAGTTCGTGCGTCACCGGTGGAAGTTCACGTCCGAGGCGGCGATGCGCGAGAAGTTCCTCGGTGCCGGTTCGGACCTCTACTCGAACGCGTTACACCGCCTCTGGTGGATCGCCGAACTGACGCACGACGGAGACGACTACTCGCTTACGCGAACCGTCTTCGACAACCAGACGATGGTGAACAAGGTGTTCGATCGCTGGTTCGCCCGGTACCAACCCGCCGTCGTCGCGATCTGTGACGAACTCTCCGACGAGCCATCGTGGGTTATCGACGAGACGACCCGCCGGTTCAACCACGCACTCACCAACATTCAACTCGAAGGAGTCTCTGAAGTAGAGGCCCGAGAGTTAGTCCGTCAGATCGTCGACGACGTCCGATAA